In Streptomyces dangxiongensis, one DNA window encodes the following:
- a CDS encoding carboxymuconolactone decarboxylase family protein — translation MTTHTTTTPALATGTAAEATRPRLNLAKAAPKVFRALVGFDAAAREGLDPSLVELIQVRASHLNHCAYCLHMHTNDARKAGESEDRLHMTAVWREARHFFTPREQAALALTDAVTRVADGGVPDTVYAEAAAHFDDQELGHVLALILTINTWNRVALATGKVAGTDERVG, via the coding sequence ATGACGACGCACACGACCACCACCCCCGCACTCGCCACCGGAACCGCCGCCGAGGCCACCCGCCCCCGGCTGAACCTCGCCAAGGCCGCGCCCAAGGTCTTCCGCGCCCTCGTCGGCTTCGACGCCGCCGCCCGCGAAGGCCTCGACCCGTCCCTCGTAGAACTGATCCAGGTCCGTGCCTCGCACCTCAACCACTGCGCCTACTGCCTGCACATGCACACCAACGACGCCCGCAAGGCCGGCGAGAGCGAGGACCGGCTGCACATGACCGCCGTCTGGCGCGAGGCCCGTCATTTCTTCACCCCGAGGGAACAGGCCGCCCTCGCCCTGACGGACGCGGTGACCCGGGTCGCCGACGGAGGCGTCCCCGACACCGTCTACGCCGAGGCCGCCGCCCACTTCGACGACCAGGAACTGGGCCACGTCCTCGCCCTGATCCTCACGATCAACACCTGGAACCGTGTGGCCCTGGCGACGGGCAAGGTGGCGGGCACCGACGAACGCGTCGGTTGA
- a CDS encoding helix-turn-helix domain-containing protein, with the protein MSEPRSAPTVGQVVLGRRLLDLRERAGLKREEAARVLRVAPATVRRMETAEVSLKIPYLQLLLKAYGVPDDEADDFVRLAEEANRPGWWQRFHDILPGWFSMYVSLEGAAALIRSYDPHFVPGLLQTEDYARAVLRSGAVGRTSPDDMERHVALRMQRQELLTRADAPRFWAVMDETVLRRPVGGPEVMRAQIDKLLEATKLPQVTLQVAPFANGPHPGTYGPFVLFRFAMPELPDMVYSEYLTGAVYLDARTEVATHLEVMDRMAAQAATARRTKEILRDLRKEL; encoded by the coding sequence GTGAGCGAACCGCGGTCCGCGCCGACCGTGGGCCAGGTGGTCCTCGGGCGGCGCCTCTTGGACCTGCGGGAACGCGCCGGCCTGAAGCGCGAGGAGGCCGCCCGCGTCCTCCGCGTCGCCCCCGCCACCGTCCGCCGCATGGAGACGGCCGAGGTCAGCCTCAAAATTCCCTACCTGCAACTGCTGCTGAAGGCCTACGGCGTCCCCGACGACGAGGCGGACGACTTCGTCCGGCTGGCCGAGGAGGCCAACAGGCCCGGCTGGTGGCAGCGGTTCCACGACATCCTGCCGGGCTGGTTCTCGATGTACGTCAGCCTGGAGGGTGCAGCCGCCCTCATCCGTTCCTACGATCCGCACTTCGTCCCCGGCCTGCTCCAGACGGAGGACTACGCGCGCGCGGTGCTGAGATCCGGCGCCGTGGGCCGGACGAGCCCGGACGACATGGAGCGGCACGTCGCGCTGCGCATGCAACGACAGGAACTGCTCACTCGTGCCGACGCCCCCCGTTTCTGGGCGGTGATGGACGAGACGGTCCTGCGCCGCCCGGTCGGCGGCCCGGAGGTGATGCGCGCGCAGATCGACAAGTTGCTCGAGGCTACGAAGCTGCCCCAGGTGACGCTCCAGGTCGCCCCGTTCGCCAACGGGCCGCATCCGGGTACGTACGGACCCTTCGTGCTCTTCCGATTCGCCATGCCGGAACTGCCCGACATGGTCTACAGCGAGTACCTGACCGGCGCGGTCTATCTGGACGCGCGCACCGAGGTGGCGACCCACCTGGAGGTCATGGACCGCATGGCGGCGCAGGCCGCTACGGCACGACGCACGAAGGAGATCCTCCGGGATCTCCGCAAGGAGCTGTGA
- the pdxR gene encoding MocR-like pyridoxine biosynthesis transcription factor PdxR — protein sequence MTGSWVNSAQSIGVDLHLELSGPGGRRAALTQALRDAVRSGRLAPGTRLPPYRSLAADLGVARNTVADAYGELVAEGWLTARQGSGTRVALGVVSPRSGRRESAEPRRQAVSMPVEAPSRARGPRHDLRQGTPDPSAFPRAAWAASYRRALLTAPSEAFGPGDPAGRRELREALTEYLARARGVRTEPDRIVICSGFGHALRLLITPDTPGRPNSPGTPGRPGAGGVLRGPLGVEAYGLAFHRDLLAAAGVRTVPLPLDEDGARVETLARERAVLLTPAHQFPTGGPLHPERRAAVIDWARAREAVVLEDDYDGEFRYDRRPVGALQGLDPERVIYVGSVSKSLSPALRLGWMVLPHRCVEPVLAAKGEREAWASVPDQLALADFVAGGSYDRHVRRMRLRYRRRRDRLVAALAAHAPHIEVTGVAAGLHAVLRLPPGTEGPTLRAAARRGIALDGLAGFRHPDAATGRDADGDAESDVTMGEGLVVGYAAPAEHAYGAALEALCGVLPPG from the coding sequence ATGACGGGATCGTGGGTCAATTCTGCGCAGAGCATCGGTGTCGACCTGCACCTGGAGCTGTCGGGGCCGGGCGGTCGGCGGGCGGCGCTGACCCAGGCACTGCGGGACGCCGTGCGCAGCGGACGGCTGGCCCCGGGCACCCGGCTGCCGCCGTACCGCTCACTCGCCGCGGACCTGGGCGTGGCCCGCAACACGGTGGCCGACGCATACGGGGAGCTGGTGGCGGAGGGCTGGCTGACCGCCCGGCAGGGTTCCGGGACCCGGGTCGCCTTGGGGGTGGTGTCTCCGCGTTCCGGCCGGCGCGAGAGCGCCGAGCCGCGGCGACAGGCCGTGAGCATGCCCGTGGAGGCTCCTTCACGCGCGCGTGGGCCGCGGCACGACCTGCGGCAGGGCACGCCGGATCCGTCGGCGTTCCCGCGTGCGGCTTGGGCGGCCTCGTACCGCCGGGCGCTGCTGACGGCGCCGAGCGAGGCGTTCGGGCCGGGTGACCCGGCGGGGCGCCGCGAGTTGCGGGAGGCCCTGACGGAATATCTGGCTCGCGCGCGCGGGGTTCGGACCGAGCCGGACCGGATCGTGATCTGCTCGGGCTTCGGGCACGCCCTTCGGCTGCTCATCACTCCGGACACGCCGGGCAGGCCGAACAGCCCGGGGACGCCGGGCAGGCCGGGTGCCGGTGGCGTGCTGCGCGGTCCGCTCGGCGTGGAGGCGTACGGGCTGGCCTTCCACCGGGATCTGCTCGCGGCGGCCGGCGTGCGCACCGTACCGCTGCCGCTGGACGAGGACGGGGCACGGGTGGAGACACTGGCCCGGGAGCGGGCCGTGCTGCTCACGCCCGCGCATCAGTTCCCGACCGGCGGTCCGCTGCACCCGGAGCGCCGGGCGGCGGTGATCGACTGGGCACGCGCGCGGGAGGCGGTGGTGCTGGAGGACGACTACGACGGCGAGTTCCGCTACGACCGCCGGCCCGTCGGCGCGCTCCAGGGCCTCGACCCGGAACGGGTGATCTACGTCGGCTCGGTCAGCAAGAGCCTGTCGCCGGCGCTGCGGCTGGGCTGGATGGTTCTGCCACACCGTTGTGTGGAGCCGGTGCTGGCGGCTAAGGGCGAGCGGGAGGCTTGGGCGAGCGTGCCGGACCAGCTCGCCCTCGCGGATTTCGTGGCCGGTGGATCGTACGACCGTCACGTGCGGCGGATGCGGCTGAGGTACCGGCGTCGGCGGGACCGGCTCGTCGCCGCCCTCGCCGCGCACGCGCCGCACATCGAGGTGACCGGTGTCGCGGCCGGGCTGCACGCGGTGCTGCGGCTGCCGCCCGGTACGGAGGGACCCACCCTGAGGGCCGCCGCACGGCGGGGCATCGCCCTGGACGGCCTCGCCGGGTTCCGGCACCCGGACGCGGCGACGGGGAGAGATGCGGACGGGGACGCGGAGAGCGATGTGACGATGGGCGAGGGACTGGTGGTGGGGTACGCGGCTCCCGCCGAACACGCCTACGGGGCGGCGCTGGAGGCGCTGTGCGGGGTACTGCCGCCGGGGTGA
- a CDS encoding FUSC family protein, translating to MSRPAAPPWLAHAFRAQRGPVPWSAVTRGALTAGPLLLAGLLGGRTAVGVLAAIAAMLTGINDRPGSRRASVKRLGVPALAGALGLLAGTYAGQGLAALPLTLALTLLGLVAGAVSAIGPVASAAGTQLLVAAAVGAGMPAAEPGWQRALAFLAGAGWLLVLRLALPTPGSLPGDFRFDGERAAVADVYDAVAALLDAVGGEHATARRAALTAALDHAQDALAGPRLRRYAGSAAERRLHARFAAALPLAEAATALYWAGEPVPARTGEGPRRLATAIRTGTGPGPLPAPHRSAPALRALDDALLRAAEVFDRGEGAHHGLSGRRRGVRRALRAALGVGGREYGLRVALCFGASAAIAQALHHARWYGQHEHWYWLPATAVFLVKPDLGPLASRVLCRAAGTVLGALVFAGCAALLPRPAGLVALVAVCGALVPVATRHFAALTAVVTVLVLALVMAGGEPQASVGRIGETLLACVLVLLVGHLPMPGQRGGGVRSRLTAAENAAHAYLLHVLGGSGDRAERWALRREAYRTLAEARTAIAVAAAELPALARHTEGTDAVAEVLERLVDTTTACAVELDDTGRLSPRHTRRLQEALGELETRGERVPLPVAA from the coding sequence TTGTCCCGGCCCGCCGCACCCCCCTGGCTCGCCCACGCCTTCCGTGCCCAGCGAGGTCCCGTTCCCTGGAGCGCCGTGACCCGGGGCGCACTCACCGCCGGGCCGTTGCTGCTCGCCGGCCTGCTCGGCGGGCGGACGGCCGTCGGGGTGCTCGCCGCCATCGCCGCGATGCTGACCGGCATCAACGACCGGCCCGGCAGCCGGCGGGCCTCCGTGAAGCGGCTCGGGGTGCCCGCACTGGCCGGTGCCCTCGGGCTGCTGGCGGGCACATACGCCGGGCAGGGGCTCGCCGCCCTACCGCTGACCCTCGCACTCACCCTGCTGGGGCTGGTCGCCGGAGCCGTCAGCGCGATCGGGCCCGTCGCCTCCGCCGCCGGGACCCAACTGCTCGTCGCCGCGGCCGTCGGGGCCGGGATGCCGGCGGCCGAGCCCGGCTGGCAGCGCGCCCTGGCCTTCCTCGCCGGGGCCGGCTGGCTGCTCGTCCTGCGGCTGGCCCTGCCCACCCCCGGCTCGCTCCCCGGGGACTTCAGGTTCGACGGGGAGCGAGCGGCGGTCGCCGACGTGTACGACGCGGTCGCCGCCCTCCTCGACGCCGTGGGCGGGGAGCACGCCACGGCCCGGCGGGCCGCGCTCACCGCCGCCCTCGACCACGCCCAGGACGCCCTCGCCGGGCCCCGGCTGCGCCGGTACGCCGGCTCCGCCGCCGAGCGACGGCTGCACGCCCGGTTCGCGGCGGCGCTGCCGCTCGCCGAGGCCGCCACCGCCCTGTACTGGGCGGGAGAGCCGGTGCCGGCGCGGACGGGGGAGGGCCCGCGGCGGCTCGCCACGGCGATCCGCACCGGCACCGGCCCCGGCCCGCTGCCCGCGCCGCACCGGTCGGCGCCCGCCCTGCGAGCCCTGGACGACGCCCTGCTGCGCGCCGCCGAGGTCTTCGACCGGGGCGAGGGCGCCCACCACGGGCTGTCCGGCCGGCGCCGCGGCGTCCGACGGGCGCTGCGTGCCGCGCTCGGGGTCGGCGGACGAGAGTACGGGTTGCGCGTCGCCCTCTGCTTCGGCGCCAGCGCCGCCATCGCCCAGGCCCTGCACCACGCACGCTGGTACGGGCAGCACGAGCACTGGTACTGGCTGCCCGCCACCGCCGTCTTCCTCGTCAAGCCCGATCTCGGCCCGCTCGCCTCCCGTGTGCTGTGCCGGGCCGCCGGCACCGTGCTGGGCGCCCTGGTGTTCGCCGGTTGCGCGGCGCTCCTGCCCCGCCCGGCCGGACTCGTCGCGCTGGTCGCGGTGTGCGGCGCGCTCGTACCGGTCGCCACCCGGCACTTCGCGGCGCTCACCGCCGTCGTCACCGTCCTCGTCCTCGCCCTGGTCATGGCCGGCGGGGAACCGCAGGCCTCCGTGGGCCGGATCGGCGAGACACTGCTGGCCTGCGTGCTCGTGCTGCTCGTCGGGCACCTGCCGATGCCGGGGCAGCGCGGCGGCGGGGTACGGTCCCGGCTCACCGCGGCCGAGAACGCCGCGCACGCCTACCTCCTGCACGTCCTCGGCGGGTCCGGCGACCGCGCCGAGCGGTGGGCGCTGCGCCGGGAGGCCTACCGCACCCTCGCCGAGGCCCGTACCGCCATCGCGGTCGCCGCCGCCGAACTGCCCGCCCTCGCCCGGCACACCGAGGGCACGGACGCCGTCGCCGAGGTGCTGGAACGGCTCGTGGACACGACGACGGCCTGCGCCGTGGAGCTGGACGACACCGGTCGGCTCAGCCCCCGGCACACGCGGCGACTGCAGGAGGCACTGGGAGAGCTGGAGACGCGGGGGGAGCGGGTGCCGCTGCCCGTGGCGGCATGA
- a CDS encoding DUF397 domain-containing protein: MDRIKPRGRVYNGMPARELGSEGWHKPWSGGNGGNCLEAMKLADGRVAVRQSTDPDGPALIYTTDEITAFIEGAKAGEADFLLS; the protein is encoded by the coding sequence ATGGATCGCATCAAGCCGCGCGGACGCGTCTACAACGGGATGCCCGCGCGGGAGCTGGGCAGCGAGGGGTGGCACAAGCCGTGGAGCGGCGGTAACGGCGGGAACTGCCTGGAGGCGATGAAGCTGGCCGACGGCCGGGTCGCGGTGCGCCAGTCCACCGACCCGGACGGGCCCGCGCTGATCTACACGACGGACGAGATAACCGCGTTCATCGAGGGCGCCAAGGCGGGGGAGGCCGACTTCCTGCTGTCCTGA
- a CDS encoding ATP-binding protein, protein MIPSAPLGTDAAADRPGLGAAAGAPPQGGVAERRFRFELAARPGSVAQARRLTHARLTGWSVCADTCDNAALVISELVTNAVVHTASSRVVCELHEHGDTVRIAVHDEGCAPGEPHPSAQRPDEEHGRGLLLVDALCRAWGAQGHGPGLLVWAELAHRTDTAHDTAEPRGDLGWGARPKPGRPDDSGEEQQTEADEHGPERHRPGMPSGPDVQGRSRPHPQEQGQGVSEQHRLGEPEQYRHPTTGQPLHRAPEQYRHAPADGHPHVTGEQQHRQGRHPDQHRYAAPGRPLHHAPGQYRRGERP, encoded by the coding sequence GTGATTCCGTCCGCGCCCTTAGGAACAGACGCCGCCGCAGACCGCCCCGGTCTCGGTGCCGCGGCGGGGGCACCCCCTCAGGGGGGCGTCGCCGAGCGCAGGTTCCGCTTCGAGCTGGCCGCCCGTCCGGGCTCCGTCGCCCAGGCGAGACGCCTGACGCACGCCCGGTTGACGGGGTGGTCGGTGTGCGCGGACACCTGCGACAACGCGGCCCTGGTCATATCCGAGCTGGTCACGAACGCGGTCGTGCACACCGCCAGCAGCCGGGTCGTGTGCGAGTTGCACGAGCACGGCGACACGGTGCGCATAGCCGTGCACGACGAGGGCTGTGCCCCTGGTGAACCCCACCCGTCCGCGCAGCGGCCCGACGAGGAGCACGGGAGGGGGTTGCTTCTCGTCGACGCGCTGTGCCGGGCCTGGGGTGCCCAGGGGCACGGCCCCGGACTGCTGGTCTGGGCCGAGCTGGCCCACCGGACCGACACGGCCCACGACACCGCCGAACCGCGCGGCGACCTCGGCTGGGGCGCCCGCCCCAAGCCGGGCCGCCCGGACGACTCCGGCGAGGAACAGCAGACCGAGGCCGACGAACACGGGCCGGAGCGGCACCGGCCGGGGATGCCGTCGGGGCCGGACGTGCAGGGGCGGTCGCGGCCGCACCCGCAGGAGCAGGGGCAGGGTGTGTCGGAACAGCACCGGCTCGGGGAGCCGGAGCAGTACCGGCATCCCACCACGGGTCAGCCGCTGCACCGGGCGCCCGAGCAGTATCGGCACGCTCCGGCGGACGGGCATCCGCACGTGACCGGGGAACAGCAGCACCGGCAGGGCAGGCATCCGGACCAGCATCGGTATGCGGCACCCGGCCGGCCCTTGCACCACGCCCCCGGGCAGTACCGCCGCGGGGAGCGCCCGTGA
- a CDS encoding uracil-DNA glycosylase — protein MDDSSTLGRLDRRVADCRACPRLVDWREEVARTKRAAFADETYWGRPVPGFGPADARLVIIGLAPAAHGGNRTGRMFTGDRSGDVLYQAMYDVGLASQPTSVRADDGLELYGVRVTAPVHCAPPANKPTPGERDTCRPWLVQELTLLRPTLRAAVVLGAFGWQAALPAFAQAGWTVPRPRPAFAHGTRVALDGLDLFGCFHVSQRNTFTGRLTPEMLREVLRTAARTAGLL, from the coding sequence ATGGACGACAGCAGTACCCTCGGCCGCCTCGACCGGCGCGTCGCCGACTGCCGGGCCTGCCCCCGGCTGGTCGACTGGCGCGAGGAAGTGGCCCGTACCAAGCGGGCCGCGTTCGCCGACGAGACGTACTGGGGGCGGCCGGTCCCCGGCTTCGGGCCCGCCGACGCCCGGCTGGTGATCATCGGTCTGGCCCCGGCCGCGCACGGCGGCAACCGCACCGGCCGCATGTTCACCGGCGACCGCTCCGGCGACGTGCTCTACCAGGCGATGTACGACGTGGGGCTCGCCTCGCAACCCACGTCCGTCCGCGCCGACGACGGCCTGGAGCTGTACGGCGTCCGCGTCACCGCACCGGTGCACTGCGCCCCGCCCGCCAACAAGCCGACCCCGGGTGAGCGCGACACCTGCCGGCCCTGGCTGGTCCAGGAGCTGACACTGCTCCGCCCGACACTGCGGGCCGCGGTCGTCCTCGGCGCCTTCGGCTGGCAGGCCGCACTGCCCGCGTTCGCGCAAGCGGGCTGGACCGTGCCCCGGCCCCGTCCGGCCTTCGCCCACGGCACCCGGGTCGCGCTCGACGGCCTCGACCTGTTCGGCTGTTTCCACGTCAGCCAGCGCAACACCTTCACCGGCCGCCTCACCCCCGAGATGCTCCGCGAGGTGCTGCGCACGGCGGCGCGAACGGCCGGGCTGCTGTGA
- a CDS encoding ABC transporter ATP-binding protein has protein sequence MGWNKHADAFLELGFRAMMTRLPGMLASSLRLARQADARAARVVMAAEVGRGVTQAVSLLAVNSALGKLLTGPDIGQRLHSAAPALVVLACVMLLAALLRAASTYATGRLEPKVERVATELYLERAANVELAAIEDHAFHKLLDTAQYGARSARHMIGHGTRVINSMISLVTAAGVLTVLHPGLLPLLVTMTLPSAWSALTNARRRYESFHTWVQHARAGQLIGNLLTEPAAAPEIRVHGMGPFLLRHFRSMSETAEAEQARLSRLAARTGLIAAGWTGLATLATYATLGALLLAGAMALSVAGTAVIAVRTGAASLDTLVLAVNELHEEALFVGDLQRLYVEAAERAIPVGGEPLPEHPEEIRFENVTFSYPRDPQPRTPGAQPRTPGAHPQDGGERSTSRPALDDVTLTLPLGRIIALVGENGSGKTTLVKLLAGLYTPDRGRILWDGVDAACADRRLLAERVAMVAQDFKRWPFTARVNVAVGRSSAAITEERLAASVAEAGAADVVADLPRGLDTLLARNFSGGHELSGGQWQRLGIARAAYRRGSILIVDEPTAALDARAELEVFEKIRALAGSGQTVVLITHRLASVRHADLVHVLEHGRLVESGTPEQLLARGGVYAELYTLQAEQFTAKATAAPRKVPSPKPA, from the coding sequence ATGGGCTGGAACAAACACGCGGACGCCTTCCTGGAGCTGGGCTTCCGGGCGATGATGACCCGGCTCCCGGGCATGCTGGCGTCCAGTCTGCGGCTGGCCCGGCAGGCCGACGCGCGGGCCGCCCGGGTGGTCATGGCCGCGGAGGTGGGCCGGGGTGTGACCCAGGCGGTGAGCCTGCTGGCGGTGAACAGCGCGCTCGGCAAGCTGCTCACCGGGCCGGACATCGGGCAGCGGCTGCACTCGGCGGCCCCCGCCCTGGTCGTGCTGGCCTGCGTGATGCTGCTGGCCGCCCTCCTGCGAGCCGCCTCCACCTACGCCACCGGGCGGCTGGAGCCCAAGGTGGAGCGGGTGGCGACCGAGCTGTATCTGGAGCGGGCGGCGAACGTGGAGCTGGCCGCGATCGAGGACCACGCCTTCCACAAGCTGCTGGACACGGCGCAGTACGGCGCCCGGTCCGCGCGGCACATGATCGGGCACGGCACCCGGGTGATCAACTCGATGATCTCGCTGGTCACCGCGGCGGGCGTGCTCACCGTGCTGCATCCGGGGCTGCTGCCGCTGCTGGTCACCATGACCCTGCCCAGCGCCTGGAGCGCGCTGACCAACGCCCGGCGCCGCTACGAGTCCTTCCATACCTGGGTGCAGCACGCCCGGGCCGGCCAGTTGATCGGCAACCTGCTCACCGAGCCGGCCGCCGCCCCGGAGATCCGGGTGCACGGGATGGGACCGTTCCTGCTGCGCCACTTCCGGTCCATGTCGGAGACGGCGGAGGCGGAACAGGCCCGGCTGTCCCGGCTGGCCGCCCGGACCGGTCTGATCGCCGCTGGCTGGACGGGGCTGGCGACCCTCGCGACGTACGCGACGCTCGGCGCGTTGCTGCTGGCCGGCGCCATGGCCCTGTCGGTGGCGGGTACGGCGGTGATCGCGGTCCGCACGGGCGCGGCGAGCCTGGACACGCTGGTCCTGGCGGTCAACGAGCTGCACGAGGAGGCTCTGTTCGTGGGCGATCTCCAGCGGCTTTACGTCGAGGCGGCCGAGCGGGCCATCCCCGTGGGCGGGGAGCCGCTGCCGGAGCACCCGGAGGAGATCCGCTTCGAGAACGTCACCTTCAGCTACCCGCGTGACCCGCAACCGCGGACGCCGGGCGCGCAACCGCGGACGCCGGGCGCGCATCCGCAGGACGGCGGTGAGCGGAGCACCTCGCGTCCCGCTCTGGACGACGTCACCCTCACCCTGCCCCTCGGGCGGATCATCGCGCTCGTCGGCGAGAACGGGTCGGGCAAGACCACGCTGGTCAAGCTGCTGGCGGGCCTGTACACGCCGGACCGCGGCCGGATCCTGTGGGACGGCGTCGATGCCGCCTGTGCCGACCGGCGGCTGCTCGCCGAGCGCGTCGCGATGGTGGCACAGGACTTCAAGCGCTGGCCGTTCACCGCCCGGGTCAACGTGGCCGTCGGCCGCTCCAGCGCGGCCATCACGGAGGAGCGGCTGGCCGCTTCGGTCGCCGAGGCGGGGGCCGCGGACGTGGTCGCGGATCTGCCGCGCGGCCTGGACACCCTGCTGGCCCGCAACTTCAGCGGCGGACACGAGCTGTCCGGTGGTCAGTGGCAGCGGCTCGGCATCGCCCGGGCCGCGTACCGGCGCGGGAGCATCCTGATCGTGGACGAGCCGACGGCGGCGCTGGACGCGCGGGCCGAGCTGGAGGTGTTCGAGAAGATCCGGGCGCTGGCGGGCAGCGGGCAGACGGTGGTCCTGATCACCCACCGGCTGGCGTCGGTCCGGCACGCCGATCTGGTGCACGTGCTGGAGCACGGCCGTCTGGTGGAGTCCGGCACTCCGGAGCAGCTACTGGCCAGGGGCGGTGTCTACGCCGAGCTGTACACGCTCCAGGCGGAGCAGTTCACGGCGAAGGCAACGGCGGCACCCCGGAAGGTACCCTCCCCCAAGCCGGCCTGA
- a CDS encoding RidA family protein, translated as MIQRVTVPTLFPPPTYSHTSVVEAGTRLAFLAGAVPLTADGHLAGPGDPVRQAEQVIANLREQLQAVGSDLEHVIATEVYVVSSETATLSAVWEVVEASGLSRGPHSSTLLGVACLGYTGQLVEITATAVVPDAPDHA; from the coding sequence ATGATCCAGCGCGTCACCGTCCCCACTCTTTTCCCTCCGCCCACCTATTCCCACACCTCTGTCGTGGAGGCCGGCACCAGGCTGGCGTTCCTCGCCGGGGCGGTGCCGCTCACCGCCGACGGCCACCTGGCGGGCCCGGGAGACCCCGTACGCCAGGCCGAGCAGGTCATCGCCAATCTGCGCGAGCAACTGCAAGCCGTCGGCAGCGACTTGGAGCATGTGATCGCCACGGAGGTGTACGTGGTCAGCAGCGAGACCGCGACCCTGTCCGCCGTGTGGGAGGTGGTCGAGGCGTCCGGCCTGAGCCGGGGGCCGCACTCGTCCACGCTGCTCGGCGTCGCCTGCCTCGGATACACGGGACAACTGGTGGAGATCACGGCCACGGCCGTGGTGCCGGACGCACCTGACCACGCCTGA
- a CDS encoding DUF899 domain-containing protein, protein MSLPEIVSREQWRTAREELLRKEEAVGRAREALGAERRRLPVTEVDPEYVFEGGDGKATLLDLFEGRAQLVVHHFAFAPEWGSGCLCCAAFLDQVGHLAHLRARHTSFAAVSRAPFTRILPFKARMGWTVPWYSSGRGDCGHDPGRDFNRDFEATVESDGELVERPGLSCFLREHDRVFHTYSVFDDGLDGLGTTADLLDLTVLGRNPAGSDRLRLHDEYDL, encoded by the coding sequence ATGTCGCTTCCGGAGATCGTCTCGCGTGAGCAGTGGCGCACGGCGCGCGAGGAGTTGCTGCGCAAGGAGGAGGCGGTCGGACGGGCCCGTGAGGCCCTCGGTGCCGAGCGGCGGCGGCTGCCCGTGACCGAGGTCGACCCGGAGTACGTCTTCGAGGGCGGCGACGGCAAGGCCACTCTCCTCGACCTCTTCGAGGGGCGGGCCCAGCTCGTCGTCCACCACTTCGCGTTCGCGCCGGAGTGGGGAAGCGGCTGCCTGTGCTGCGCCGCCTTCCTGGACCAGGTCGGCCACCTCGCCCATCTGCGCGCCCGGCACACCTCCTTCGCGGCCGTCTCCCGGGCGCCGTTCACCCGGATCCTGCCGTTCAAGGCCCGGATGGGCTGGACGGTGCCCTGGTACTCCTCGGGACGGGGAGACTGCGGCCACGACCCCGGCCGAGACTTCAACCGCGATTTCGAGGCCACCGTCGAGTCGGACGGGGAACTGGTCGAGCGCCCCGGCCTCAGTTGCTTCCTGCGCGAGCACGACCGGGTCTTCCACACGTACTCGGTGTTCGACGACGGACTGGACGGACTCGGTACCACCGCCGACCTGCTCGATCTGACGGTGCTCGGCCGCAACCCCGCGGGCAGCGACCGCCTCCGCCTCCACGACGAGTACGACCTATGA